One stretch of Dehalococcoidia bacterium DNA includes these proteins:
- a CDS encoding MFS transporter, translating into MSPVTRVVRLPRMFYGWWIVIAGTFTQFLTGGLYYYGFSTLVLPLEQEFGWSRAAVSGVVSLSRLEGGLTGPFGGYLVDRYGPRLVVLISVTLMGLGFIALSQVQSLIGFYAIYILFVAMGASTGIAMAMPTAIANWFIHKRSRAMGILYAGVGMGGAAVPILALLISAYGWRTALIIIGTLVIVVFVPLSLVFRQRPEQYGMTPDGESPATPTTTVVPNEKKSKDAEIDFTPRQALRTPSFWLISIAFAMRTTASHGVPLHLMPHLQGQGFSTEAAALALGALGVVSVVGRLGFSWLGDFWEKRVVLFGSTLIMSVGLLFLNLPATWTTVALFLLVYAPAYGGAPPLTRAIFGEYYGRKHYGTISGFFSVIIMVGTVGGPLFAGYMYDTSKSYTIAFYAFAVANTLGAALIFLAKRPKPPVAASQARAGLATG; encoded by the coding sequence ATGAGTCCCGTGACGCGGGTGGTGCGTCTGCCGCGCATGTTCTACGGCTGGTGGATCGTCATCGCGGGGACGTTCACCCAGTTCCTGACGGGCGGCCTGTACTACTACGGCTTCAGCACACTGGTCCTGCCGCTGGAGCAGGAGTTCGGCTGGAGCAGGGCCGCCGTATCCGGCGTGGTCTCCCTTTCCCGACTGGAAGGAGGGTTGACCGGGCCCTTTGGTGGCTATCTTGTGGACCGGTACGGCCCACGACTTGTAGTGCTGATCAGCGTCACACTGATGGGGCTGGGGTTCATCGCGCTCTCCCAGGTCCAGTCCCTCATCGGGTTCTACGCCATTTACATCCTGTTCGTGGCGATGGGCGCGAGCACCGGCATCGCCATGGCGATGCCGACGGCCATCGCCAACTGGTTCATCCACAAGCGCAGCCGAGCCATGGGCATCCTGTACGCCGGCGTCGGGATGGGCGGCGCGGCGGTGCCCATCCTGGCGCTTCTCATCTCCGCGTATGGCTGGCGGACGGCGCTCATCATCATAGGCACGCTGGTGATAGTCGTCTTTGTGCCCTTGTCTCTCGTCTTCCGCCAGCGCCCCGAGCAGTACGGGATGACACCAGACGGAGAGTCGCCAGCGACTCCGACAACGACCGTTGTCCCCAATGAGAAGAAGTCAAAGGACGCGGAGATTGACTTCACGCCACGTCAGGCGTTGCGTACGCCCTCGTTCTGGCTTATCTCCATCGCTTTTGCGATGCGCACGACAGCGAGCCACGGTGTTCCGCTGCATCTCATGCCGCACCTCCAGGGCCAGGGGTTCAGCACCGAGGCGGCGGCGCTGGCGCTCGGAGCGCTGGGCGTGGTGAGCGTGGTCGGCAGACTGGGCTTCTCCTGGCTGGGCGACTTCTGGGAGAAGCGCGTTGTGCTCTTTGGCAGCACGTTGATAATGTCGGTGGGCCTGCTGTTCCTGAACCTGCCCGCTACGTGGACGACTGTGGCGCTGTTCCTGCTCGTCTACGCGCCCGCCTATGGCGGCGCGCCGCCCCTGACCCGCGCCATTTTCGGCGAGTACTATGGCCGCAAGCACTACGGGACCATCAGCGGGTTCTTCTCCGTCATCATCATGGTCGGCACGGTGGGCGGGCCGCTCTTCGCAGGGTACATGTATGACACGTCGAAGAGCTACACCATCGCCTTCTACGCCTTCGCCGTGGCAAACACGCTGGGGGCCGCGCTCATCTTCCTGGCGAAACGACCGAAGCCGCCAGTGGCGGCTTCGCAGGCAAGAGCAGGGCTGGCGACGGGCTAA
- a CDS encoding helix-turn-helix domain-containing protein, translating into MLYYGQLETEEGMRTVTRSGNSGEPCPVARAARLLGDVWCLLVLRDLARGTCRFSEIQTSTGMSPRVLSRRLREMEREGLLTRRQFAEAPPRVEYTLTEKGRAAFPLVEALRVFGERWLLLPAGNHGGPVAKQLRT; encoded by the coding sequence ATGCTATACTATGGACAGTTGGAGACCGAGGAAGGAATGCGGACAGTAACCAGGTCAGGCAATTCCGGCGAGCCGTGCCCGGTCGCGCGCGCGGCGCGGCTCCTTGGCGACGTCTGGTGTCTGCTCGTTCTTCGTGACCTCGCGCGCGGGACGTGCCGCTTCTCGGAGATACAGACCTCCACGGGCATGAGCCCGCGCGTGCTCAGCCGCCGCCTCCGTGAGATGGAGCGGGAGGGCCTTCTGACTCGCCGCCAGTTTGCCGAGGCGCCCCCTCGCGTCGAGTACACACTGACGGAGAAGGGACGCGCCGCGTTTCCTCTGGTGGAGGCCCTCCGTGTGTTCGGCGAGCGGTGGTTGCTGTTGCCCGCGGGCAACCACGGCGGCCCCGTGGCAAAGCAACTCCGGACTTAG
- a CDS encoding CDGSH iron-sulfur domain-containing protein, whose product MDKTVITPLLNGPYLIKGAIKLVDVSGREFPVSGDAIALCRCGGSDNKPFCDGAHKRINFQADTKATTKAETA is encoded by the coding sequence ATGGACAAGACGGTCATTACTCCCCTGTTGAACGGCCCGTACCTGATTAAAGGCGCCATCAAGCTGGTGGACGTAAGCGGCAGGGAGTTCCCTGTCAGTGGTGATGCCATCGCGCTGTGCCGCTGCGGCGGGTCCGATAACAAGCCGTTCTGCGACGGGGCGCACAAGAGGATCAACTTCCAGGCGGATACAAAGGCAACAACAAAAGCAGAGACCGCATAG
- a CDS encoding VOC family protein gives MNKNGRSAIRFGGVNHLAMVTGDMDKTVRFYRDILGLRLVATTGNSRRSYPFRHYFFEIGPGSTLAFFEWPGMVTEFKKPAGLPVAGRIQFDHLSLNVADEEALLKLRDRLSAHEVEVTRVVDHTIIQSIYFHDPNGIALEASYWVKDPTGHEPEWADPDVFGDPEPVTALREEMAQTKV, from the coding sequence ATGAACAAGAACGGCAGGAGCGCAATCCGTTTCGGCGGAGTGAACCATCTGGCGATGGTCACCGGCGACATGGACAAGACGGTCCGTTTCTACAGGGACATCCTGGGACTGCGGCTCGTCGCGACCACGGGCAACTCCCGGCGCAGCTATCCCTTCCGCCATTACTTCTTCGAGATCGGGCCGGGCAGTACGCTGGCCTTCTTCGAGTGGCCGGGGATGGTCACCGAGTTCAAGAAGCCGGCGGGCCTGCCCGTGGCGGGACGCATCCAGTTCGACCATCTGTCGCTGAACGTGGCCGACGAGGAGGCGCTGCTGAAGCTGCGCGACCGCCTGTCGGCGCATGAAGTGGAGGTCACGCGGGTGGTGGACCACACCATCATCCAGTCCATCTACTTCCATGACCCCAACGGAATTGCCCTGGAGGCATCCTACTGGGTCAAGGACCCCACCGGACACGAGCCGGAGTGGGCGGACCCGGACGTGTTCGGCGACCCGGAGCCGGTGACGGCGCTGCGCGAGGAGATGGCCCAGACCAAAGTCTAG
- a CDS encoding ubiquitin-like small modifier protein 1: MKVKVRIPTPLRRLTKGKEVVDVESATINDAIQSLEKDYPGIKARLCDEKGELHRFVNIYVNGEDVRFLQGVKTSLKQGDEVSIVPAVAGG, encoded by the coding sequence ATGAAAGTGAAAGTGCGGATTCCCACGCCCCTGCGCCGGCTGACCAAGGGCAAAGAGGTGGTGGACGTGGAGAGCGCCACGATCAACGACGCCATCCAGTCGCTGGAGAAGGACTACCCGGGAATCAAGGCGCGCCTCTGCGACGAAAAGGGTGAACTGCACCGCTTCGTGAATATCTACGTCAACGGTGAAGACGTGCGGTTCCTGCAAGGGGTGAAGACCAGCCTCAAGCAAGGCGACGAGGTCAGCATCGTTCCCGCCGTGGCTGGCGGCTAA
- a CDS encoding NIL domain-containing protein, with protein sequence MTKESPRSQEPRVPRAASGAKLRVRFTFPQNLVTEPVIWYLGKHFEVVTNIRRAEVKESTGWVILELEGKEEEVQRGLRWVREQGVRVDLVTGDIVEG encoded by the coding sequence GTGACGAAAGAGAGTCCCCGTTCTCAGGAACCCCGGGTCCCGCGCGCGGCGTCCGGCGCCAAGCTGCGGGTGCGGTTCACCTTCCCCCAGAACCTCGTCACCGAACCCGTCATCTGGTACCTGGGCAAGCACTTCGAGGTGGTCACCAACATCCGCCGCGCCGAGGTCAAGGAGAGCACGGGCTGGGTGATTCTGGAGCTGGAGGGCAAGGAGGAGGAGGTCCAGCGCGGACTTCGGTGGGTCCGCGAGCAGGGCGTCCGGGTGGACCTGGTGACCGGCGACATCGTGGAAGGCTAG